The genomic region TTCAGCAACTTTTCTTCTTAACTCATCTGCATTCTCTTGACTAAAAAATTCAACAAGAGTTGGAAAGTTTGAAGTGTCTTCAGTCACACTTTCTTCATCAgtacaatcctcaacctcaagcCTATCATAGACGTCTGCCTCTTCAACATACTTGTACTCATAGTCAGGTTGTTGGTTGATATCGAATGCATTCAATTCTTCTTCGAAGTCAAACTTAAAATCAGGATCATCAATTTTCGTCAACTCGATAATCTTAGCCATTGTATATGTATGCCTGATCTCACCTTCCTCTACTTCAGGCTCTAGACGCGAAATTAACTTCTCAACTTTATCAACACTTTGATCATCCACTTGCTCCCCCTCACCTGAAGCATCCTCAGCCTCTTCATTCACATCATTGTGAAGAAAATCATCAACATTTTGTTCATTCAATGCTTCAGTAACTTTAACACCAGTACCACCCtgatcatcgtcatcatcatcattatcactgtGGCTACTTGCAGAGAATACATCATCTGCatcatcaaccttttcttcatcatcatcctcttcgtcatcatcctcatcaacatCCTCCTCATCATTTATAACATCTCTATCAACACGTCTTCCTCAAAAATAGCAGACACTGCTGAAATAGGACGAGGATTTTGGATATGAGACTCAGAAACTCCAGATGGAACTATTGATCTATCAACAACTTCACTAACACCTTCAACACCCTTGCCTTTATTCTTCATCTGAGCATCAATTTCAGCTTGACGTCGAGCTCTAACTTCTTCAACTTCAATCTCTTCAAATCTCTGCTCTACAGACTTTCCAAGCATATTTTCTAGcactttattcatcatataaatcTCATGTTCTTTCATAGCTTTGGCAGCTTCCAATTCTTTGTTTTTCAACTCAAAGTATTTATTCTGCTCATCTCGGCGTGCTTTCTCTTCTTCTAATTATGCAATTTTGACTTTCAGAATGTCTATTTCAGTCTGATCAGCTTCAATTTTCTTTAACAAGGAAGTATTTTCAGATTCCACAGACTTTACACGCTTCTCTAACTTCTTTTCTCTATCCAACAACTTCTTATTCTCAACTAATACCTCTTCCATTTTCTTCTCTAATCTCTTCACTTGTTCATCATTGGCAAATCTAAAATCTCTAATTTCTTCAAGAGTTAATCCATCCAGAACACTTAGAAATGTTTTGTAACCAGAAGAACTAGGTGTAATCTGGACAGGTGGTTGTGTGGATGGTGGTGTTTGGAAAATTTGTTGTGAAGTAACAACAGGTTGTTGTTCATGTGGAGGTGTAGCAACATGAATATGTGGTGGTGATTGAAttggtgatggttgtcttggtggTGTTTGATGAAGTGGTGAATGAATTGGTGATAATTGATGTTGTGGTTCTGGAGGTGGTGTAGGTGGTTTACTTGGTTTTTGAACTGGTTTCTTCTTTAACAAAATTTTCAAACCCCTTTGCTCTTGGAATAGCAACTTTCTTTCTAGCAGATTGCTTCTTCCTCCCACCAGAAGGAGGTGTCTGAGATTCTATCACatgctcaggagatggaacatacacatcatcatctttctcctctctcctctttctTTTAAGCTGCTTTTCTTTCTCAATTTCAGCTTGAATTCTTTTCGCACGTTCATTTTCGCCAATTTCTTCTTCAGATGAGGAGCTTGATGAACTATCGTCACCTTCATTGTCACCTTCCTCACCATCTGTCTTTTCTTTTGTCAAATCTTTAGTAAGATCTCTTAATAACTTTGCAGAATCAGGAGACATATGAACATCTCCTTCAACATTAACTTCTGCTTCagtttcagcttcagcttcatcTTCTTCCGGTTCATCAACAAGCATGGTTTCAACCTTTTTCTTTTGACGCTTTCGTTTAGGTTGAGAAGATGAGCCTTCTTCCTCTTGAACTGTCGAAGTTGCTTTtctgtttttcttctttttctcttaTTTTAAGAACCACTCGTTGCGAGATTCTCTGAAATCTTCAAGAACTTTCAGCtcatcagcataactcttttctttcatttcttcttcattccTCCAGTTCTGATGATTGACTGGATCTGGATCTTTGTAGTTCTTATCTTTGATGAAGCCAAAGAAGTCAACTTTCGATGATGGCTCTGGATGATTTGGATGATATCTACCCAACTGCTTCAAAGACTCATTATCCATATGAAATAATACTAACAGATCATTGTTTTCATTTCGCTCCAAATCAAGATACGCGTGATCTATCATCATCTGAATAAAACGAGGATACACCCAAGTCTTGCTCTTTGAAGTGATATTCTCTACCATATAATGAAACACAATCTTCGAAAAATTATACTTCTTGTTAAGCACGAGAGCTCTCACCATGTTCATTTGATAGTCTCTCATCACATCGTAACCTCCTTTCTTGTGACTGAGAGCAAGCAGTACAGAATGAATAAGAAACTTGTACAGCCTTGGAAAACACGCTTTCAAATAGTTTGCCTTGTTTAGCGGACCATTGTAGCCCAACCTCAACATGCATCCCTTTACCATTCTTTCCGGATACTTCATAGGAGAATCTTCATCATCAGGAAAGTTTATCACCTCTTAACAAGCTGCTCTGTGATAATTATCGGTTTGTCTTGGCCATTTACGTTCACAACCGAATTTATTGTCTTGTTTGCATCATCATATGTTGCATTCTCCCAAAAACGTTTAATGTGAGATCTGAATACCAAGTGTTGATTTGTTAAGGCTTTCTAAATTGGCAATCTTTCCATGAACTCCAGAATTCCTGTGAATCCGGCCATCTTTGGAATTTCTTTATCGTAAACACAACAAGTGTTATGCAATGGATCAAACAGCACATTCGAAGCCTGAAAAACAACAACATACAATCAGattaacacttagaaaaatttttaaTCCAAACAACACATTCAAACGAAATCACTATACAAGCGAAATCACACATTCATAAGGAATTGTATGTTCAAACGAAATAAGACATTTCATGCGGAAACACAATTCAAATGAAATCACAGTTTGAAGCGGAATgacttgttcaaacgaaattacatctACAAACAGATTACCATTTTCAAACAAAATTGCATTTCAAACTGAACAACATTTTGATACGAAATTGCTTATTGAAACGAAATCATCATTTGAAACGGAATCATTCTTTCGTATGAAATGTGTCATAATCTCGTTTGAAACTCCACGCTTATTTCGTGTCATGctagaatgatcgaagatgcaaacaagaaagcgtattatggcatcattgatcaagatgatgaaaaagtggcagaaggtttcagctgggacaaatacattccacctgattcaaaTGTTATTGCTCTAGTTTTTAAAATCATccaagaaccagatatgtttacagAGTGGATGAAAATGATTGGTGTTAATGTGAAGAGTCAAGAAGAAGAATCTGTTTTATCAGATGAAAGCTCAcaaagttcagatgaaagttcagaaagagcgACTgcatttgatcaaacaccatctgattctgattTTTCAAATGATAGTTCTGAAAAGAAAATTGATTTTGATCAATCACcgactgatgacagtgatgataatgaagaagaaaaacatattaatgttgcaaaaattcatctatctcctgaaagttttcaattttattttgcagatcgcttggagaaactgcAGGAGagacgagctgcaaaagaacaaaagaaaatgaagtttaaAAGTGTTACTCAAAAGGATGACACTGTTCTAAATGAAAAGATTAAAATTGTTGCTGAGGAGGTTGGTGAAacagaaaaggtgattgaagttgaaaaagttgttgaagctGAGAAGATCATTGAAgcagaaaagattgtggaagtcatcaagccttgttCAAAGTGTTTAGAACCTTGCAAGCAATGTGCAGAAAAAGATGAGAAATTGACTGAGGttgagaagatgaaagaacaattactgttcaatctcaactatgtgaaagaatcatatgatgttctaaatagaacagtaactggttttcaaaagacaaattctgaaagagaagatgcattgacaatgatgaatgctacaatgatgtcgaagcaaaaagctataaatcattacattgaggaatgtgccaagctgaaacaagagttggagactgagaaaattaagaatgagagaatcagacgtttattacagagttattctagttctgattatcttattgatcgaatttatccaactgttgcaggttttgaagcatttcaggatgaaaagcaaaagaagaaggatactggtaagaaaccaagtgttagctataacaagtgtccgcctccgatctgggaaggttattctcccagaaaaccaaatgaggagcaagtccaaaaggcagtcaatataaaattgaagtctgatataaccgatgagttaccagaaaacattgacatcacttttacatcgtctgacactgatcatgagtctgagttgatAAAAaagatggtcgatcaggtgttggataaagatgaagagTCTGAGTCTGGAAATTCGAGTTCGCCGGTCAACAGTCCAAAGACATCGGTTAAAtgggcttacagtaaagagtttttgttattaaaatcaaatttggatgatgaaacattcgaagtcgtatatactttgaatgattctgacaaattatattctgacaaagaatttccaataagaagtgttaaaattgaaatgatcaaaaaggttttcaaaatgatagaaattaatatttctgaaataaaagatttaaatcttactgaaaaacctaaaaaatacacttcaagagttcagcaacggttaaacaagaaaaaaggttacagttctgattctggtttccaaaagaaaccaaaccataacggtaatttcaaaaagaaaggattaggttttattccacctgaaaattataaaaatgataaatttcTAAAGCAAacactaaatttgtttcaggaggaagcgctgaagaagaacaaaagaaacctttctggagacaatcaaaccaggagtttcttgctgagaggaaagggactggagtttttcacagaaaagatactcgaacctgttttaagtgcaatgaagctggtcacattgcattgAATTGTCAGTTGGAtacaaagacaaaacagggagtttatgaaaaacttaaagaaaaagttgttgagaaaaatgaaccaccaattgaaaagttcaaaacctttgaaaattctacttatgAAGTTGGTCAGTGTTCAAagaaatttttttacaaaaagaaagccaaaaacaaccaaatgtgggttgttaaaaagtctgatgtaaaatctggcgatgattctggttccacaaagccagaagagccacaagttgagtttaaaaaggagaattcagTGCCTTCAGTGAATGATGTTAATCTTCCATCATTGAaggatgaaaatgttaaacaaaaggtcggtaaggttgagatctcaaatcaattctattaagaaaagaaagaatttgatgttgagaaagcatttaacggcaatgtgaaaaagatttttggaaaatgGTTGAGGGAAAAGttcaaggggttaaagatttttatgcgacaaagaaggcaacttataaccctactgaacaagagttaaaaacacccaaggttggtaagacttgggtggaaattctttttccttagaaatctgacttgccggagctcccaagtttgtaatcgtggagcaggaatcggcatcattcttgataaAAGTTGATTTTATGAATGGATTTTAAAGTTGATAAATTTTACAGGTtatgacttgccggagcttccaggttggtaagtgtgaagcaagAATCGGCATATTTATTGGTAAAATGAActtgtgtagatgttttattcctacaacAAGTTATCTACAACAGGTAAAGAGGTTTATTCTTACAAAGTGATttttcaaggtcattaatttgaacttgatgtaatcctcatacaagtgggtgaaaacaaggtgatgatgaaccccgaaccttcaaatggttaaaacaaaactcattttccggaaaaaccattttgattaaaacaaacttaagtgttttgaaatctaaatgggaaaatagtttgttgaaatggggagttctgattgtttatgccaagtggatggcgaattgaagcgattcacaacagttgtcaattttcttgtacagtttgttttcaaatttctttaaatgtgtttgcattttaaggggagtaaaaaatttcagaaaatccaaaagcattagaaaatttgaaaaagccaaaaacatgataaaattcaaaaatgagttctGGTGttaaaaaaaggaaatgattgtacatcagtggactatcacaacatgctaaagaaatggaaagttaaacgtgataaacaatctcactgcggatgtgccagtaggtttttgcacatttagtagattgttttcgagatataaacctaaatattcaaacttgcttatatcgtggggaacatttcttggatatatgggtaacccccaaaatcttgtttgaaaggtccctctttctgagatactaggtctttatactcagtgatatctggggtattatctcgggacttctgattttgcggaagcaatggcctagtccccgtataatactttacaaATTACTTGAAATATAGCACAGCCCTCAGTACGAAAATGATGAAACAtcgaaaaatgttaatcatgtgctgttgaagaaaagattctctaaagggaacacacgaaaagtcgagccgtcatctctctgctgaatggaagttctgacctgagctctcacggtttcgcatttaacccttttacagatatcatctaggtatactcacctgtaagactgaatattgggatctggatacgggagtatattcaagtagtgggacacgcgaataagtttaagtcattaagacattaatctcatatctcggatcaattgaactttgtgtgaaaatttaagtggatcaatatactaacaatctaggtggattgtttagaacttaaaatgaaatgaagcttaacggtgttggtgatttgtctcataaactgatatgatcctcttacacaaactcacaaaaatattgtctgtaaatatttctttattgcattttatttcttttatatgaaaaatcccaaaaagattttaagtgtgttttagcattaaattttgaaaaattcaaaaagattttcgacaactgatgatgaaaagctgattttcaaagttccaagtgctgaacatgatgatcattttgagggggagtctattgaaattaaaatgattaaattttttcctacaagtggttcatcagaaagaGATCTACAAGTGATGTCTGTGATTGTCTAATCTGaaaatcataaaacttatgtttgtgatAAAGACAATGCATGtaagccaggttccgatacctgaggactctgtgattagagaaagccaggttccgatacctgaagttTCTGGAAGCCAGGTGACGATCCTGATGTCGAGCAGAACTCAAGGGGGAGCCTGTAAATGCAAAGAACCAGATTCTAATCCAGTGAGCCAGGTTTTGATTCTGGAACTAAAGATCATGAAGCTGaggatgctgatgaacttaaggaatcaagagatctgatcaagatcTTGGGATGCTAGAAGATAGAGCCTTGttctgatcctgattctgaaaaagGCATGTTGAGAGGGGAGTCTGTTTGGTGCTAATGGAAAAGAGAGCAGacagactgatcaagactgaagatgcgaagactcgacacttaagactcgtcaacatctgagggggagtctgttggtgcatacatctgtcgacttcgtcttgtatcgagtcttgcattgctcaTGACACGAAGTTGGAGAAATGGAGCAGAAACTTAATTCCGCATGAAGACTTAATTCTGCACGAAGATGTCAAATGTAATTCCACACAGAATTACTTATTTCCGTGTGAGTGTCTAATTTCGCATGAACTGTAATTTCGTGTGAAGCATGTTTCACACGGAATTAGTTGGTTATATATAGGGTTTGGGTCTATGTCATTCCACACGGAATTAGATtgtgataccgaggtgctgccggtttgtctTTTGATTGTACACCGTGTTAAATCAATCTacaagacagtttaaagtgaatctcGCTGAATTTCAtgcattatgtctgtttccgcctttcatagtgtataaaacgcctctgatcgactcaattcgggtcagcaaacgatcctacactaatgaccttggtcaactgtttagcctgccaagtccaagttaatgaccttggctgaCCAGATTATGAAGATGCTGATTTTCTGAAACAATTTTtaagttcaagttaatgaacttttgaacttTCAAGCAATTACCAATCACTTTATCAAACTTCTGCTTACCCATCCCTCATGATCCAGACATGTTCAGAGCATATTAGACTTTGATCATCTGATCCCCAACGTTTGTTGTCAAAAATAAGATGAAATgcaaatctttttggtttttgaaTATGATAAACAGAaaactgtacacacaatatttttgtgagcgtattaggggatcatatcagcttccgACAAGATACGAGGACCGTTAAGCTTAGATTTCATACACAGCATTAAATAATTTGctttgattgtcgatatactgatccttttaagttttcacacaattttcaatctattcgggatacggatttagtgttttaaggtCTTGACTTTTatgcgtgtaccacctcagaatatactcccgtatccagatcactatattcagtcttataggtgaatgcacactaatgatatctgtaattgggtgaatgcgagaccgtgagagctcaggctagaacttccgttcgtacagagagatgacggcttgactttcggtgggttccctttagggaatcttttttacaacaacacatgattagcattttgcaatgtttcatcattttttatgctgaggggatgCTTTGCGAATAAAGCTGTGCAGAGTATTAtatgaggactaggctattgcttcggcaaaatcagaagtcctggtataataccccagatatcatcgcgtacaaagacctagtatttcagaaataggacctttcaaacgagatttcaggggttacctatatatcctggagatgttccccacgtaaaagcaagttattatttttgtttatatcctaaacaaatctactaaatgtgcaaaaacctatcgacacatcatttgcAAGACTGTTTAACACATTTTTCAATACacttctttagcgtactgtatcTGTCtagctaatgtactatcatttcccctttttacacaaactctttttctgtttttcaatgtttttggatttttcagattttctaatgtttttggattttgaaattttatcatgtttttgtatttttctgcaaactttctccccctaaaaataaagacatatttttgtgtttttgtttttatcaaatgcagaaaataaactgtacaaaaactttgACAACATGACGTGGATCACATCAGATCGccgccctcctcggcttcacattcaacAACCCTCCCAGAAAGCAaatttttcatcccatttaatttcaaaagataattaaatctctttttgtcaaacGGTTTGGTGTAAAAATCAGCCCTCTGTTCATCGGTGTGTATATGTTCTATCCGAATCAATTTCTTCTCATGACAAACACGGATGAAATGATGTCGGATTTCAATATGCTTTgttttagaatggtgaaccgggtttttCGATATGTTAAtcgctgcttcattgtccacaaatatgggcgtgtccaagaactgcaaaccaaagtctcgcatctgctgttggatccaaaggatctgagaGCAACAGCTTGAGGCCAAAACGTATTTAGCCTCGCAAGTAGAGAGCGCTActgaggtttgtttcttgcactgccaagtgaccagtcgagttccgaagaactgacagcctacagtggtggacttagcatttTACTTGCAGCTACCAAAATCCGAATCAGCATAACCTGTGAGAGAGAAGTCACCCGAtttaggataccacaagccggtgcttgggcagcctttcaaacaCCGTAAAATGCGTTTCACGattgtcaggtgtgactgctttgggCTTGACTGATAACGGGCGCATAAACacgtcggatacatgatgtctTGGCGGGAAACAGTAAGATACATCAAGGATCCAATTATCGACCGATACAACGTCTCTTCCACCTTTTCTCCACTCTCATCTGGGCAAATCCCATGATTCTGAGCTAGGGGGTTGATGCTAGACTAGATTGAGCCATGTTGAACTTTTCTAGAACATCGTTCACGTATTTagtttgatgaatgaagattccttCGGGCATTTGCTCTACCTGTAAccctaggaagaacttcatctcccccatcgaactcgtCTCAAACTTCCTTTTCATCACTTTCTCAAATTCTTTACACAAATCATCATTTGTCGATCCAAAGATGATATCGTCGACATAAATCTGCACGATCAATAGATGCCCTGCAACCTCTTTGGTAAACAACGTACTATCAACTGTCCCTCTgatgaacccgttgtccagcaggTATTGggaagcgtctcgtaccaggctctcggggcctggtgcagtccgtaaagcgctttatccagaagatagactttgtttttgtgtactggatctgtgaaccccggcggttgtcCAACGTACACTTCTTCTTTAATCTTGCCATATAGGAATGCAGACTTGACATCTAGTTGGTATACTTTGAATCCTTTCCAGGACGCGAATGCCAGGAAGATTCTTATCGCCTCGAGTCTAGCAACCGGTGCATATACTTCCGTGAAGTCAATGCCTTCCTGCTGACTGAAACCCTGTACAACCAATCGTGCTTTATTCCTAACGATCATTCCTTTATCATCTCTCTTGCACTTAAAAACCCACTTTGTCTTTATCAGCTTTTGATTCTCAGGGATATCTACCAATTTCCATACTCCCAGGTTCTCAAACTGCTGCAActcttcctgcatagcattcacccagctTTCTTCCGTTAAAGCTTCCTTATACGTTCGAGGTTCAACCTGGGAAATGAAACACTTTAGTGAAAAATCAACTTGCAAAGGAGCGACAGATGTATAAAAACAAGTAAGTGCTCTGTTGATCTGATCTCTCATCTTTACTCCGCTCTGAAGATCACCGATTATCTGctctgaaggatgataagacaaAGTTCTTGGCATTGCAGTGTCAGGCACATTaacttccgattgcaagttcgTGATGTCTTGATCACCGGTGTGATCCTCAGCTTCTGTTGTTGCAACATCtggttcctcgtcaaaagtcGGACCGGATTCCGactctgagtcgtcagaattatcaaatgttggagctggttcTTCTGGTTCTTCGTGTGTCGTTCCACTTggaccagcctcgtgatcattagtACCCACGTCGGGTTGAGAAACTACCAACGGTCTTGGCACCTGATCTTGTGAACTAGATTGTTGTTGTTGGTATAACAGTACGAGTTCCTCGATACTTGGCTCAGTCGGAAGTTGGAAAGACTCCCAAAGTTTTTCATAATCAAACAAGAATCTTTGTCTGGGAAGTTGTGGTGGAGCTGTATGCTTCTGACAATCTACATGCTGAACTTAAATTACCTTCCCCAGGCACGgaacgaacaccctcttcagcgggcttgcgtaacctacaaagtaACCCTCATTAGATTTAGCACCAAACTTGCCATCAGGATCTATAAAGGTACATGGAGATCCAAACGCTTC from Helianthus annuus cultivar XRQ/B chromosome 10, HanXRQr2.0-SUNRISE, whole genome shotgun sequence harbors:
- the LOC110881694 gene encoding drebrin-like protein A → MLVDEPEEDEAEAETEAEVNVEGDVHMSPDSAKLLRDLTKDLTKEKTDGEEGDNEGDDSSSSSSSEEEIGENERAKRIQAEIEKEKHLLLVGGRSNLLERKLLFQEQRGLKILLKKKPVQKPSKPPTPPPEPQHQLSPIHSPLHQTPPRQPSPIQSPPHIHVATPPHEQQPVVTSQQIFQTPPSTQPPVQITPSSSGYKTFLSVLDGLTLEEIRDFRFANDEQVKRLEKKMEEVLVENKKLLDREKKLEKRVKSVESENTSLLKKIEADQTEIDILKVKIA